Part of the Lolium rigidum isolate FL_2022 chromosome 6, APGP_CSIRO_Lrig_0.1, whole genome shotgun sequence genome, aggcccggtcaaccggtcgccaaaccGGATTCCCCTCGGCCTTAACCGGGCGTCGTACCGGGGGCCAACCGGACGGAGATCTGCGACATTTCcgattggcgcccggtcgaccggccccacgaccgaaccatccggtccctggcccggtcagaccggccccaggaccggatccgacgggaatgccccaccaaactgcttaAGTTAtccacttatgtaccttttcgccttgctggccatgttgGCCTATATAAGCAACCTGGACCCTCCTTTACCCgttagacataattttgagcttaaaccaactttgagcttagtctccctagggttagcatccatcttggacaagtatccctttgtaatcaaggcactcttgttgttgatttggatattgttgagtgggATTCTAGTGCaagccactctctctccctcaccaatctcttttctccaacaccaatctttcaccgggaattctgccgcgtgcctcttccgggtgattctattggcgtggtccatcgagccacgggggtaagtatcgggtgtatcgggttggtgtgcatgCGTGATACcggtgttcctcgtgttcttcgtgttcctcgcgctctcccaccttttccccgtggattttggtcaaatcgcgagatcgggccaatccctagatctcagatctcatcagatCTTGGATAATTTAGAACTAGACACCCCTGAATTAACAGCCACAAACCCCACATTTATCAATCTAAAAAACTAAAAATCTAGCAATGCGAGACTAAGAATAAGAAGGGTGAATGGGATCCGGGTGGTTACCTGCTTCCTCCCTTTCGTTGTCCCATTCTCCCCCGCCGGCGAGTTGCAGGTCGTTGCGGCCGCCGCGGGTCAGAGTCTCAGGGATAATGAGAAGTTGGAGCTCCAACTGGTCGGGAACTGGTCGGGGAGTCGGGGACGAACGTCTAGAGTCGGGGACGACATGCGCTGCCTGGATCGCTTTCCCGCCGCCGCGATCAcctgatgatctccattgccgcaGCGTCTAAACAGGAAACGGGGCGAGCAGGCGAAACGGAAGCGCGGTTTTGCGGAGAGATTGAGGTGAGGAAAAAGGGGTAACTGAAATTTTAAGCCCACCGGTCAGTAAGGCCCACCCTTAGTCTAGATTTGATGTAATCCCAGCCACGTCTGCTATTCCCAGCCCACGAATTATATTTGCCCAGAAAACGACCGGGAAGGCAAGGATCAGAGAGATCAAGGTTCAGAAATCGGGGATTTAAAGGTTAGAGTTAGATTCAGACGTCGTATATGAGTATAAGGTTTGTTTCAGACTTTTGCCTTTCCACGGTACTTGCCCAATTCTATTTGGGAACTTGCATTGCGTTTTCGTGTTGTGCATGCGAAATTAAAATTAAGGCCCGGCCCATCGTTTGGCGATCGCATCCACGTACATAGCTAGGGCTACATGGTCCATCGATCAAGCAACTAATCCGGCCGGCAATGGCGCATAAGGCGGCGTGGGCGCACACATCGACGCTTGTCCGAGGCACCCACGAGTTCCGCATCGTCGGTGTCGCCATCAGATCCTCCACGATCACGTCGGGTGACTTCCATGCCGGCGGCCACACGTGGGCTCTCTCCTGCGGCTTCGACGACGATGGACACCTCGCGTCCATCTCCCTCGAGCTCCTCAGCTACCCCGAGGACGACGTCGTCGCCTTGGCCAACATCAGGATCGAGGACCCGCTTCGCCGTCGGCCAGCCGCTGTATGGCGAAGCGAAGGCGCCCACACGTTCCCCTACTGGAACACGGATAGCGACAACCGGAGCTGGGAGCTGTCCGTGCCCGCCGGTTTCCATGGCCGGGAGGAGCGCTATGTAATTGATGACTGCCTCACCATCCACTGCTCCGTCGATGTCCTCCAGGAGGAATGTAGGGAGGTGCGTGTCGAGAACATCGCCACCGTGGGGACACCGCCGGGAATCTCTAAGGATCTCGGAAAGCTCTTGCTTCTGGACGAGTCATCAGAGGTGGGGAGGCCAGACGTGACATTCGTCGTTGAGGAGGCCGAGATCCAGGCGCACAAGCTGGTGCTCGCCATGCGGTCGCCGGTCTTTGCCGCAGAATTCCGTTGGCAAACTGAGGAGGGCGAGCGTATAAGGATCGACGACATGAGCGCTTCCATCTTCAGGTCCATGCTCCGATTCATCTACACCGATGAGCTGCCTATAAAACGCAGCAACGATGTGAGCGGCGCTAGCAAAGTAAAATATGCAGAAAAGCGTCGCGAGGCAATGGCACTCGACTTGCTGGTGGCCGCCGATCGTTACGACTTGGATAGGTTGCGGCTAATGTGTGAGAACATACTCTCTGAGAGCATTGACGTCGCCTCTGTCATGCCGATGTTGATGGTAGTTCATGGCAGGCACAGCTGCAGGCAGCTGGAAGCCTCTTGTATCGAGTATTTGGTGTCAGATCCTGACGTTTATGCCGCTGTGAAAGCGACAGAGGAGTATAAGGAACTCAAAGAAAGGTGCTCCTCCTTTCTGTTGGATGTAACCGAGAAAGTAGCCACCGTCAACATGTTCCCAAACTCAAGATCCCTCTCTACCTCCTCAAGCAAAATGCAGCCACAGAAGAGCGCATCCACACATTACTCGCGTATGGTGGTCGAGGGCACGCACGAGTTCAGGATACCACAGTTTTTTGCTATGCAGAGAAGTTCTGAAGTTGGGGAATCAATCGATTCCTGCAAGTTTCAGGTCGGCGGTTACGACTGGATGCTAAGGGTATACCCATTGCTGCCACATGACCACGCAAAATTATACATATCCATCTACTTGCACCTATTGACTAATCCAAGAGCTGCGAATATCAGAACATCTTTGACGTTCCGGATTGGTGACCCCAGTGGAAAATTTCCGCCGACCAAGCTTTCTGTAGAAACCAGCTTTGATAGTAACACTACAAAATGTGCGTGTCCGGAGTTCATCACGTGGGAATCTGCAAAGTCGCAGTACCTAGCACATGATGGATCCCTTACCATACGTTGCAACATTGCCGTCGCCAAGGATAAGTACACTAGTATTAGCAATTCCACCACCAGCATCAAAGCAACAGTCCCAGTGCCTCCTTCCAACATCGCCTGGCACCTCGAGCAACTGCTTGTGACCGAGCAGGGGTCAGACATAACGTTCCTTGTAGAGGAGACCCAGATCCGCGCTCATAGCCTCGTGATCGCCACCAGGTCACCAGTCCTATATGAAGCGGTGGCAGCTGCCAGCAATGGCGACCACGTCATACAGATTGACAACATGAAGGCTGCAACCTTCAAGGTTATTCTCCATTTTATCTACACTGATGAGCTTCCTCCTATAGAGGACCTAGTCTCTAAGGATGCCAAAGATGTTAGGGTCATTGCTAGAGACATTCTCACAGCAGCATCCCGGTTCTGTCTACAGAGGACCAAGGCCATGTTCGAGAACATCCTAGCAGACCTTGTCTCAAAAGAGAATGTGTTAAGCACATTAAGGATTGCACGCCAACACCGCTGCTCAAAGCTTGAGGATTATTGTATCGAGTTCATCTTGATGCCACACATGACCAAGGATGTGATGAAAACAATTGGTTTGGACTAATTAAAATCTAGTGTTTTCCCTATGCATGTCAACTCATTTGAATATATTGACTGATTAGTTTTTGTTCATCTCAATTGTTTATCTACAATCTATGGAACCATTTGACCGGCGGATTTCCAGAAACCATGGACGTAGATGAGAGATTACGGACAGATTACATACCTGACCTTGTCCATACGGACACACTATCTTCTATGTTGTTTTTTAGCACCCtagcccccaccgccgccgccttcccctccCCCCTCTTCCTCGTCcccggaggccgccgccggcgaagcctggcgtggccggtgatgggggcggcggggatcctcgCGTGGTCCCCTGGTGCGGCGGATGGAGGCTCGCCTCAGTACTGCGGGGATGGCCCCAACACTTGGAGgatgatggcggcgcggccctcaaGCTGGgcaggcggtgatggcggcggcggcgtggccctGGTATCTGGTGGCGCGGCCTCTCCTCACTTCCTCACCGCGGCCTCGTCGGAcgggcggtgatgggggcggcggcgcggccccggaaTTTCGCGGCGTGGGTagtgctcctcctcaaggtctgggaccacgacaccaagggcggcggccctggatggcggggacggcgtcgacctggtggcaggtggcgggcgtctggtgccgctgaccgtggcaccgcggtggtggtcttctctctcgccggaggagatcggctagttgtgtggctagccatggaggatctcgcgatccgtcgcctagctcccgatggcaaggcgcagctgctggtgaaagccggcccggacttcggtcatggcggattaTGGCGGCGTGTTTCGtcgctaccttgttgaaggcattgtctcttcAGTCCgcgttcttcgcctgggctgctccaggggaaaccctagacccggttCTCCTCGATCGGATGATGGCGGCTCGCAAtgccgttctccctgttgggggcatcgtttttggagctgacaacggatggcggtggttctgaggtggagcggtgtgcttttgctgtgtcggcgtcgtcgtgTCGCCGCGACATGGTGTTGTGatgtctcgggacggatgcagtgtgatggactcgcgtttgatggtggagtcgtctggcgccgtggcggcatcgatggaaagcctggcatggtcaatgcgatgatctctcttgaagatggagtcgaggaagacggcggtagcaacttctatggcgtgtgcgttggcgtatgctgagagtctgcttgacttgatgtgcttctcatctgctattgggcggcctgggaaggcatttggtttttggttgatgtgagttggtgaattgtcacccccttcatccctctgtatgtttagcgaggtggctttgagtttgatcttttgtattgctcttataaggtgttgtgaataatctaataaaaaagccgtgtgcatcccttggatgcagaagctggggcgatattttccccatttggaaaaaaaagaaaaatatctACTTACAAATTGGATATTAATAACAGCAAACTGTGAATTAATAACAGAAAAAATATCTTCCCTCGATGTGATTTTTCgggagtatatttgtggtaatgTCCCATATATATGTCCACAAGAAATAGAAGTTCGGACtttaaattttattgtacatagaccaACCATAGGGCACAAGCAGCGGGGCAACGACAAATCCACCAGCTCGAGCTAGGAGGGGGAGTGATCACCCTCCGTGGTTCTGTAGAAGGGAGAGCTAGTCATCGACGTCTCGTTTTTTGTCCATGGGGAGGCGAGCACCCCACAAGAGAGGATGGTCACGGCAGTTTTTGTGGATGAGAGCAAGAGAAGGAGCAAGCCGAGCTACGAAAAAGACACGTGCGAAAAAATCCCTCcccgtcgcccctccaggcgaccgagtGGGTGAAACCCTACAGCGCCACCGCCCGaccacccctcctcctcctcccctcctcgtcgcccccagagGTGATGTTGGTCGAAGGCCGCACCACTGGTGAAGGGGGCGGTAGGGATTTCAACCTTGGCCCATGGTGACACGACAACCTGGAGGTTGGTAGCTGTGTGGTGGCTGCCATGGCTGGGGTCACTACTAGAAAACAACTATTTAGTGGCGTACCACTAttggccatcagtggcgcaccctgATATCACGCCACTACTAACAGTTAGCAGTGGCACACCAGTGGTGTGCCATTGCTATCTGGCTTAGCAGTGGCACACCAAGTAGTGCGCCACTAATAGCTTCgttgtgcgccactgctaaatgCGTGAGGTGCGCCACTGTAAAAAAACAAGGTGCACCAATGCTAAAAATTGAAATTTCTGGATCTGGATGTGGCACATTTTTTCGAACTTTCTTGCTCGTTTTTGCTGCCCGGATTATTTGTCccatgttcattctcatttttcataACCTAGCTGCCGGTGAGGATGGATGTATGAGAGACGGAGGAGAGGTGATGATGGAGGAGAGGTgaggatggaggagaggaggaaggtCGGAGCTAATAGAGGTCGGAGGTCGCTGGAGAGGACAAGGGAGGCCGGGGGgtcaccggagaggaggagggaggccggAGGGTCATCGGAGTGGATGGAGGAGTAGAAGGAAAGGAGGaaaaagagaggaggaggaggagaagagagcAGAATAAaatgagtggaggaggagggaggagggagtagGAGGTGGTAAGTGGCCGTCCGTCctccaaatttaaatttttttgggtgggaagcttagcagtggcgcaccaagtgagGGGTGCGCCAGTggtattattttatttttgcccGAAATCTAAAAAGTGAAAAAAGTCTTGTTTCTATTTTTAATTTGACAAATCCAATTTTTTTCCAAACAACCATAGGTGATTgaattcggataggaaatttcaaatatataaattttcatataaaaaagattttcatcggagattgtatgcaaccagaaatctagctttaccgaaagatgacaccattttgcaaaaaaatcgaaattcatgtttgttaattctcattaAAACTATATGAAATAATACATGGACATCTCgaagaattttattttttgaaaaggtGATCGGGGGGGGGTGGTGTGTGGTTAGAAGTTTGGCCAGGAGTTACCAGTGCCacaccacatataggtgcgccactgctatgtgaggtagcaatggcgcacctatatgtggtgcgccactggcaACCCTAAACCTATCTATACCCCTCCCccaaacttagcagtggcgcaccccttagtggcatgCCATTGCTACCACACATAGGAATGGTGCACGTACCTCTAAGTGGTGTACCACTGCTAAGTTTCGGGAAAAGTGGGATCTGGAAGACCTTTAGTGGTGGCACACCTCaaaagcagtgcgccactgatatGGTTGTATCActggagcaccactttttggttagcagtggcgcaccaaaataggtGTGCGCCACTGACAACATTCTTACGGCTAGGCATTTTTCTAGTAGTGGGTGATGCTCGGTGACTCCCTCCTACTGGCCGCGGCCTATGGGGGCAGATGATGTTGTGGTGACCTCTGTGGGGATATTTGGACgccggagcggtggctccgggtGGTAGAGAGGGCGCCATCTTCTTCGCGACGAGCGGCGGCCGTGGGTTGTGCTGGCCTGTGTCCTCGGCCACGTGGGTGGCGGGGTGGCGGCGAACGTGTGGTGAGGCGCTCGGGGTTGTCCGTCGGCCCGTGGCGTTAGATCTGGGGAGATCTCCGCCCCAGACGGTGAAGCTCGCAACCCCTGGCCCGATCTACGTGATTTAGG contains:
- the LOC124664143 gene encoding BTB/POZ and MATH domain-containing protein 1-like, with product MAHKAAWAHTSTLVRGTHEFRIVGVAIRSSTITSGDFHAGGHTWALSCGFDDDGHLASISLELLSYPEDDVVALANIRIEDPLRRRPAAVWRSEGAHTFPYWNTDSDNRSWELSVPAGFHGREERYVIDDCLTIHCSVDVLQEECREVRVENIATVGTPPGISKDLGKLLLLDESSEVGRPDVTFVVEEAEIQAHKLVLAMRSPVFAAEFRWQTEEGERIRIDDMSASIFRSMLRFIYTDELPIKRSNDVSGASKVKYAEKRREAMALDLLVAADRYDLDRLRLMCENILSESIDVASVMPMLMVVHGRHSCRQLEASCIEYLVSDPDVYAAVKATEEYKELKERCSSFLLDVTEKVATVNMFPNSRSLSTSSSKMQPQKSASTHYSRMVVEGTHEFRIPQFFAMQRSSEVGESIDSCKFQVGGYDWMLRVYPLLPHDHAKLYISIYLHLLTNPRAANIRTSLTFRIGDPSGKFPPTKLSVETSFDSNTTKCACPEFITWESAKSQYLAHDGSLTIRCNIAVAKDKYTSISNSTTSIKATVPVPPSNIAWHLEQLLVTEQGSDITFLVEETQIRAHSLVIATRSPVLYEAVAAASNGDHVIQIDNMKAATFKVILHFIYTDELPPIEDLVSKDAKDVRVIARDILTAASRFCLQRTKAMFENILADLVSKENVLSTLRIARQHRCSKLEDYCIEFILMPHMTKDVMKTIGLD